The Methanothermobacter tenebrarum genome has a window encoding:
- a CDS encoding inositol-3-phosphate synthase, producing MGKIKIAIIGVGNCASSLIQGIYYYTGKNEEDAIGLMHWDIDGYKPEDIEVVAAFDIDKRKVGKDLSEAIFAPPNCTKIFCENIPWMDVEVAMGPVLDGVASHMKEYDEKYTFSVADEEPVDVVEVLEDSGAEILLNYLPVGSEKATRYYAKCALEAGTAFINNIPVFIASNPKWASRFEKAGLPLIGDDIKAQIGATITHRTLTQLFKNRGVRLDRTYQLNTGGNTDFLNMLNRDRLHSKKKSKTEAVQSILGDERLDPENIHIGPSDYVAWQKDNKVCYLRMEGRIFGDVPMNLEVRLSVEDSPNSAGCVIDAIRCCKLALKRGIAGPLTSISAYTMKHPPIQYPDEKAAKLVDKFISGEIER from the coding sequence TTGGGTAAAATAAAAATCGCTATCATAGGCGTGGGGAATTGCGCAAGTTCCTTAATCCAAGGAATATACTATTACACGGGAAAAAATGAAGAGGATGCCATAGGATTAATGCATTGGGATATAGACGGTTACAAACCAGAGGATATAGAAGTTGTCGCAGCATTTGATATTGACAAGAGAAAAGTGGGGAAAGACCTGAGCGAGGCAATATTCGCCCCCCCAAATTGCACAAAAATATTCTGTGAAAACATACCCTGGATGGACGTTGAAGTCGCAATGGGCCCAGTCCTCGATGGTGTAGCATCCCACATGAAAGAATATGATGAAAAATACACATTCTCAGTTGCAGATGAAGAACCGGTGGATGTTGTGGAGGTCCTAGAGGACAGTGGCGCGGAAATACTCCTAAATTACCTGCCAGTTGGTTCAGAGAAGGCCACACGCTATTATGCTAAATGTGCACTCGAAGCCGGCACAGCCTTCATAAATAACATACCAGTATTCATAGCAAGCAACCCAAAATGGGCATCCCGTTTCGAAAAGGCGGGTCTGCCCTTAATAGGAGATGATATAAAGGCCCAGATAGGGGCCACTATAACACATAGGACGCTAACACAATTATTCAAAAACAGGGGTGTTAGATTAGATAGAACCTACCAACTAAACACCGGTGGAAACACTGACTTCCTAAACATGCTAAACCGGGACAGGCTCCATTCAAAGAAAAAATCAAAGACAGAGGCTGTACAATCCATCCTAGGCGATGAAAGACTAGACCCAGAGAACATACATATAGGTCCAAGCGATTATGTAGCATGGCAAAAAGACAACAAAGTCTGTTACCTTAGAATGGAGGGGAGGATCTTTGGTGACGTTCCCATGAATCTTGAAGTCCGCCTTAGTGTCGAAGATTCGCCCAATTCTGCAGGTTGTGTCATAGACGCTATAAGATGTTGTAAACTAGCGCTCAAAAGGGGAATTGCAGGCCCCTTGACATCCATATCAGCCTATACAATGAAACATCCGCCAATACAATATCCTGACGAGAAAGCAGCCAAGCTGGTTGATAAGTTCATCAGCGGGGAAATTGAAAGATGA
- a CDS encoding V4R domain-containing protein — protein sequence MEFGKIERPTIGRFVDVEFFRMIRFLPMEMLGERVDGLIYNGAKTATTDMEIDLDEIVAFFKEKKIGRVKILSTDPLRVKVDECVTCSGHPKVGRPLCHFEGGLLAGLLGSALGDDIDLKEVKCWGLGDRTCLFEEI from the coding sequence ATGGAATTTGGAAAGATTGAAAGACCCACTATTGGAAGGTTCGTTGATGTTGAATTCTTCCGCATGATCCGCTTCCTACCAATGGAAATGTTAGGTGAAAGAGTGGATGGCCTAATATACAATGGTGCGAAAACCGCAACCACTGACATGGAAATAGATTTAGATGAGATAGTCGCTTTTTTCAAGGAAAAAAAGATAGGCAGGGTAAAGATCTTGAGCACGGACCCTTTAAGGGTTAAAGTGGACGAATGCGTCACTTGTTCAGGACACCCAAAGGTTGGAAGGCCACTGTGCCATTTTGAAGGCGGCCTATTAGCGGGTTTGCTCGGATCAGCCCTAGGAGATGATATAGACCTTAAAGAAGTGAAGTGTTGGGGTCTTGGAGACAGAACCTGCCTTTTTGAGGAAATATAA
- a CDS encoding ATP-binding protein produces the protein MAKIIIDYDKCDACGECADLCPMEILIIVDDKLEVQNPEDCNECEVCMDVCPNEAIKVEPE, from the coding sequence ATGGCAAAGATAATTATAGATTATGACAAATGTGATGCATGTGGAGAATGTGCCGATTTATGCCCAATGGAGATACTCATAATAGTTGATGACAAACTAGAGGTCCAAAATCCTGAAGACTGCAATGAATGTGAGGTGTGCATGGATGTATGCCCAAATGAAGCCATAAAAGTAGAACCAGAATAA
- the oadA gene encoding sodium-extruding oxaloacetate decarboxylase subunit alpha — protein MKRIKIVETAFRDAHQSLLATRMRTRDMLPIAEDMDKVGFFSLEAWGGATFDTCIRYLNEDPWERLRKLDEKVKKTPIQMLLRGQNLVGYKHYPDDIVKKFVEKAYENGVDIFRIFDALNDIRNMEYAIKVAKDQGAHVQGTICYTISPYHTLDKYVEFAKELEALECDSVAIKDMAGLISPHDAYELVKALKEETDLLVNLHCHCTSGMTPMSYYAACQAGVDILDTAISPLSWGASQPPTESVVAALKDTPYDTGLDLKKLTQIKKYFEEIREKYKSILDPIAERIDTDVLIYQIPGGMLSNLVAQLKEQDALDRYDDVLKEMPRVRKDMGYPPLVTPTSQIVGIQAVMNVLSGERYKMVSNEVKDYFRGLYGRPPAPLNPEVAAKIIGDQKPIDCRPADILEPQFEKYKREGEKLGIIRKEEDILTFALYPTIAPKFLRGEIEEEPLKPPKEAVPGLAEAVPTQYLVEVDGDEFEVKVIPTGYLTIEEKPKKPEEPVEGAVESTMQGMIVKLKVKEGDIVEEGDVVAVIEAMKMENDIQAPHSGVVEKIYTQEGEKVEAGDILMVIK, from the coding sequence ATGAAAAGGATAAAAATTGTTGAAACAGCATTCAGAGATGCGCATCAATCACTCCTTGCAACCCGTATGCGGACACGAGATATGTTACCCATAGCCGAAGATATGGATAAAGTGGGCTTTTTTTCATTAGAGGCATGGGGTGGTGCAACATTCGATACTTGTATAAGGTACCTTAACGAAGACCCATGGGAGCGTCTAAGAAAATTAGATGAAAAGGTCAAGAAAACCCCTATACAGATGCTTTTAAGGGGACAGAACCTTGTAGGATATAAGCACTACCCTGATGACATAGTTAAAAAGTTTGTTGAAAAAGCCTACGAGAACGGTGTTGACATCTTCAGGATATTCGACGCCCTAAACGATATAAGGAACATGGAATATGCTATTAAGGTGGCTAAGGACCAGGGGGCCCACGTCCAGGGCACCATCTGTTATACAATAAGCCCATACCATACCCTCGACAAGTATGTGGAATTTGCCAAGGAACTCGAGGCTCTAGAATGTGATTCAGTCGCTATAAAGGACATGGCTGGCCTAATATCACCGCATGATGCTTATGAGCTTGTTAAAGCACTTAAGGAGGAGACAGACCTTTTAGTGAACCTCCACTGTCATTGTACGAGTGGAATGACCCCCATGAGTTATTATGCCGCGTGCCAGGCCGGTGTTGACATACTAGACACTGCAATATCACCCTTATCATGGGGTGCTTCACAACCTCCAACCGAGAGCGTGGTAGCCGCCCTCAAGGATACACCATATGATACTGGTCTCGACCTCAAAAAATTAACCCAAATAAAAAAATATTTCGAGGAAATCCGGGAAAAGTACAAGTCCATACTAGACCCAATAGCAGAACGTATAGATACAGATGTCCTAATCTACCAGATACCCGGGGGAATGCTATCAAATCTAGTAGCCCAACTCAAAGAACAGGATGCCCTCGACCGTTATGATGACGTCCTGAAAGAAATGCCAAGGGTGAGGAAAGACATGGGATACCCTCCCTTGGTAACACCTACAAGTCAAATCGTTGGAATACAAGCTGTTATGAACGTGCTTTCAGGTGAAAGATACAAGATGGTGTCAAACGAAGTCAAAGACTACTTCAGGGGCCTCTATGGGAGGCCGCCAGCGCCTTTAAACCCAGAAGTAGCCGCCAAGATAATAGGAGACCAGAAACCTATAGACTGCAGACCAGCCGACATACTAGAACCCCAATTCGAAAAGTACAAGAGAGAAGGAGAAAAACTTGGGATAATCCGGAAAGAAGAAGACATCTTAACATTCGCACTTTACCCAACGATAGCACCAAAATTCCTCAGAGGAGAAATCGAAGAAGAGCCACTAAAGCCGCCAAAAGAGGCCGTGCCTGGACTTGCCGAGGCTGTTCCAACCCAGTACCTTGTAGAAGTAGACGGGGACGAATTCGAAGTCAAAGTGATACCTACAGGTTATTTGACTATTGAAGAAAAACCGAAAAAGCCAGAAGAACCAGTGGAAGGTGCTGTGGAGTCCACCATGCAGGGGATGATAGTGAAACTAAAAGTTAAAGAGGGTGACATAGTAGAAGAAGGAGACGTTGTAGCGGTAATAGAGGCCATGAAAATGGAAAACGACATACAAGCACCACATTCTGGGGTTGTGGAGAAAATATACACCCAAGAGGGGGAGAAAGTGGAAGCAGGGGACATACTCATGGTGATAAAATAA
- the queC gene encoding 7-cyano-7-deazaguanine synthase QueC: MKAISILSGGLDSTVATVKFAEKYDIHAITFDYGQRSAMMEIEASKIISKTYGFKHHVIKLPWLGKLGGSALTTKNRIPKPTMDELESDVAKETARMVWVPGRNLVFTSIGAAYADAIDARAIIVGWDKEEARTFPDNSWRFLRAFNKLLEVGVLADVKVEAPLINYTKKEIVEEGHRLKAPLEVTYSCYEGGRLHCGLCESCMRRKRAFKFAGIEDPTVYKF; encoded by the coding sequence TTGAAGGCTATCAGCATACTTTCAGGAGGCCTTGACTCGACCGTGGCCACAGTAAAATTCGCTGAAAAGTATGACATACATGCCATAACCTTTGATTATGGTCAGAGAAGTGCTATGATGGAAATAGAAGCCTCCAAGATTATAAGCAAAACATATGGTTTCAAACATCATGTTATTAAACTTCCTTGGCTTGGAAAACTTGGAGGTTCAGCCCTCACAACAAAAAATAGAATACCAAAACCCACAATGGATGAATTAGAATCTGATGTTGCCAAGGAAACCGCTAGGATGGTTTGGGTTCCAGGTCGCAATCTTGTTTTCACTTCCATTGGAGCGGCATATGCAGATGCGATAGATGCAAGGGCCATCATAGTCGGCTGGGACAAGGAGGAAGCAAGGACTTTCCCTGATAATTCCTGGAGATTCCTAAGAGCGTTCAACAAGCTCCTTGAAGTGGGTGTTCTTGCAGATGTTAAGGTAGAGGCGCCCTTGATAAATTATACTAAAAAGGAGATAGTAGAGGAGGGTCATAGGCTTAAAGCACCCCTAGAGGTCACATATTCTTGTTATGAGGGTGGGAGGTTGCATTGTGGCCTATGTGAATCTTGTATGAGGAGAAAAAGGGCTTTTAAATTTGCTGGAATAGAGGATCCTACAGTCTATAAATTTTGA
- the larC gene encoding nickel pincer cofactor biosynthesis protein LarC has translation MVVVVDPQLAGVAGNMIVGALIGLGAHPDEVVEVMEAAASYFGGVDVKVSDVKRAGIKATYVEVKKASMPNFKYPEFLERIESIDHPLIDDNVISFSRAVFHTIAQAEAKIHGESLDDIHFHEVGASDAVADVFGAAFAYFSLGFDKEKVYSLPVALGGGSTTSAHGRIPIPAPATLEILRGVPIHGGLVEMELATPTGAALLVNIVDEFKNFLPPIRVVEIGYGAGKMDPDFPNILRIIKGTKSLEEDKIVLFETNLDHLSGEIIGNLFDDLIGEGALDVTITPILMKKNRPGHLLRVISKPEDQENILRRIFKETGTLGIRIFPQVHRTILKRDKIPFKVNIKGEWTANFKVAFLDSEIISARIEYEDAKKISSKTGLPLREVMEMAEEQFKNRRW, from the coding sequence ATGGTAGTGGTTGTAGACCCCCAATTAGCTGGTGTTGCTGGTAACATGATCGTAGGGGCTCTCATAGGCTTGGGAGCCCACCCAGACGAGGTTGTAGAGGTTATGGAGGCCGCAGCATCCTATTTTGGCGGTGTTGATGTTAAAGTTTCTGATGTTAAAAGGGCTGGTATAAAAGCCACCTATGTTGAAGTGAAAAAAGCTTCCATGCCAAATTTTAAGTATCCTGAGTTCTTGGAAAGAATTGAAAGCATTGACCATCCACTCATAGATGATAATGTAATATCATTTTCTAGGGCAGTATTCCATACCATAGCACAAGCCGAGGCGAAAATCCATGGAGAATCCCTAGATGATATACACTTTCATGAAGTTGGAGCATCAGATGCTGTTGCAGACGTTTTCGGGGCGGCATTCGCATATTTCAGCTTAGGATTTGACAAGGAGAAAGTTTATTCACTCCCGGTAGCATTAGGGGGAGGTTCAACCACCTCAGCCCATGGCAGGATCCCAATACCCGCCCCAGCAACCCTTGAGATCCTTAGAGGGGTTCCAATCCACGGAGGACTTGTTGAAATGGAACTTGCAACACCTACAGGTGCAGCATTACTCGTTAACATAGTAGATGAATTCAAGAACTTCCTTCCACCCATCAGGGTGGTTGAGATCGGATATGGCGCGGGTAAAATGGATCCAGACTTCCCCAATATACTCAGGATAATAAAGGGCACAAAGAGCCTAGAAGAGGATAAAATAGTATTATTCGAGACAAACTTGGACCATTTAAGCGGTGAAATAATAGGAAACCTTTTCGATGATCTAATAGGAGAAGGAGCCCTTGATGTGACAATCACACCCATACTAATGAAAAAAAACAGACCAGGCCACCTCTTGAGGGTCATATCCAAACCAGAAGACCAAGAAAATATCCTAAGGAGAATATTCAAGGAAACAGGAACCCTTGGCATCAGAATATTCCCACAAGTACACAGAACAATACTAAAAAGGGATAAAATACCATTTAAAGTTAATATCAAAGGCGAATGGACAGCAAACTTCAAAGTAGCCTTCCTAGATTCTGAAATAATAAGCGCACGTATAGAATACGAAGATGCGAAAAAGATATCATCAAAAACTGGACTCCCTCTACGTGAAGTCATGGAAATGGCAGAAGAACAATTCAAAAATAGGAGATGGTGA
- a CDS encoding MJ1244 family protein: protein MKVHLRVFIEVENLGKVINILAEEGVTGFYLVEYKGISPSEWSGFIVREDPESAISLIRNHARDAILLCSVVDEEQVENIIERFKDELSDKRYTLLEVPVKRIIVNSPP, encoded by the coding sequence ATGAAGGTGCATCTTAGGGTGTTTATTGAAGTTGAAAACCTTGGCAAGGTTATAAATATACTTGCAGAGGAGGGTGTCACAGGATTTTATTTAGTGGAATATAAAGGTATTTCCCCTAGTGAGTGGAGTGGGTTCATTGTTAGGGAGGATCCGGAATCCGCCATATCACTTATAAGGAATCATGCAAGGGATGCTATACTTCTCTGTTCTGTGGTTGATGAGGAACAAGTAGAGAATATAATAGAAAGATTCAAGGATGAACTTTCTGATAAACGTTACACCCTTTTAGAAGTTCCTGTAAAACGCATAATCGTGAATTCACCACCATAA
- a CDS encoding phosphatidylglycerophosphatase A, protein MQIVKGETSIQYNKNKLTIKNSHGLKTLEVCETKSGFHETKKITYPSNDMGASADNFKLLLKDFENITCSIGIGNSLLDLIIFIDDNKSLEELLSYLKIVVETKDKILGPLTRFYKSKTILIISREGQPGNCNTKKLKNCIKTSLLETLKDNNISILDQLREKGILLDELVEAGLKLCIGVEIDNKLKEKLKRQLIKSLSDINVISLILAAIRAEEDLQYHRIKNVNIDDDPAHLYADEVLGMAVANQIAGTKAIFNFKRYDEEKPGIISRLGPMTDDVIAGLIAGSMSKIFEE, encoded by the coding sequence ATGCAAATCGTAAAAGGCGAAACTAGCATCCAATACAACAAGAACAAGCTAACCATAAAAAACAGCCATGGACTAAAGACACTAGAAGTATGCGAGACAAAAAGCGGCTTCCATGAAACAAAAAAGATAACATACCCAAGCAATGATATGGGAGCATCCGCAGATAATTTTAAACTCCTCCTAAAAGACTTTGAAAACATAACTTGCAGTATAGGAATTGGAAATTCACTACTAGACCTTATAATATTCATAGACGATAACAAAAGCCTAGAAGAACTTTTATCATATCTTAAGATAGTAGTAGAAACCAAGGACAAAATACTAGGACCCTTAACCAGATTCTACAAATCCAAAACCATCCTCATAATAAGTAGAGAAGGTCAACCAGGAAACTGCAACACCAAAAAATTAAAAAATTGCATAAAAACAAGCCTCCTTGAAACACTAAAAGATAATAATATAAGTATACTCGATCAGCTAAGAGAAAAGGGCATACTATTAGACGAGCTCGTAGAAGCCGGTCTCAAACTCTGCATAGGAGTTGAAATAGACAATAAGCTAAAAGAAAAACTCAAAAGGCAATTGATCAAATCATTGTCTGACATCAACGTTATAAGCTTAATATTAGCTGCGATAAGAGCTGAAGAAGACCTCCAATATCATAGGATAAAAAACGTGAACATAGATGATGATCCAGCCCACCTTTACGCTGATGAAGTCCTGGGGATGGCGGTTGCCAACCAAATTGCAGGTACAAAGGCAATATTCAACTTTAAACGTTACGATGAAGAAAAACCAGGTATAATAAGTAGATTAGGTCCAATGACAGATGATGTTATCGCAGGTCTCATCGCAGGATCCATGTCAAAAATCTTCGAAGAATGA
- the cobS gene encoding adenosylcobinamide-GDP ribazoletransferase: MITMLREIIGLLSFLTILPLKTHISIPRIAKYTWLFPIMGAIIGLTGGIFATLLQLLGMPPIIIASLTYGFLIWFTGFHHLDGLIDMGDALMAHGSPEDKIKIMKDERIGTGGLSLFFIIAITTFTCLYSILPGQLLQMIIIGEVGAKMGLVSSCIISKPLNEGIGRHFIIEMDKKKFIASSILSFIIGFSLLKYQGMIGILASIIGGLFIGTVARKNFKYTTGDVLGASNEFNRMLTLIILVLGSR, encoded by the coding sequence ATGATAACCATGCTACGTGAAATAATAGGCCTCCTATCCTTCCTAACAATACTACCACTAAAAACACATATTAGCATACCAAGGATCGCAAAATACACATGGTTATTCCCAATCATGGGAGCCATCATAGGCCTCACCGGAGGAATCTTCGCAACCCTACTACAACTACTAGGAATGCCACCCATCATAATAGCCAGTCTAACATATGGATTCCTAATCTGGTTTACAGGCTTCCACCATCTAGACGGACTCATAGACATGGGCGACGCCCTAATGGCCCATGGAAGCCCAGAAGATAAGATCAAGATAATGAAGGACGAACGCATAGGAACCGGAGGGCTCAGTTTATTCTTTATCATCGCCATCACAACATTCACATGCCTCTATTCAATACTCCCAGGCCAACTACTCCAAATGATAATAATCGGGGAAGTAGGCGCCAAGATGGGCCTTGTAAGTTCATGCATCATATCAAAGCCACTCAATGAGGGGATAGGACGCCACTTCATAATAGAAATGGACAAAAAAAAATTCATAGCATCATCCATCCTATCATTTATCATTGGATTTTCACTACTCAAATATCAAGGCATGATAGGAATACTTGCAAGTATAATCGGGGGCCTATTCATCGGAACAGTTGCAAGAAAGAACTTCAAATATACAACAGGAGACGTTCTCGGCGCATCCAACGAATTCAACAGGATGCTAACACTAATCATATTAGTACTTGGGAGTAGGTGA
- a CDS encoding tRNA (cytidine(56)-2'-O)-methyltransferase — protein MMIKVLRLGHRKARDARITTHVCLAARAFGASEVIISGEQDDKLIENVNDVTERWGGPFKVSYQKDWKKILKEWKGEIIHLTMYGIPIQDIIKKIKESKNEKLIIVGGPRVPGEIFKIADFNVAVTNQPHSEVSALAVFLHMFFEGKELEKEFENPKIRIIPSKEGKKIVDGGVKDDKAS, from the coding sequence ATGATGATAAAAGTTTTAAGATTAGGTCACAGGAAAGCCAGGGATGCCAGGATCACAACCCACGTATGTTTAGCTGCGAGGGCGTTCGGCGCTTCAGAGGTTATCATTAGTGGGGAACAGGACGATAAACTCATAGAGAATGTTAATGACGTTACCGAAAGATGGGGTGGACCATTTAAAGTATCATATCAAAAAGATTGGAAGAAAATCCTAAAGGAATGGAAAGGTGAAATAATACACCTTACAATGTATGGTATACCCATACAGGATATTATAAAAAAGATCAAAGAAAGTAAGAATGAAAAATTAATAATTGTCGGGGGGCCTAGGGTGCCTGGGGAGATCTTCAAGATAGCTGATTTTAATGTGGCAGTCACAAACCAGCCGCACTCAGAAGTCTCCGCACTTGCAGTATTTCTTCACATGTTTTTCGAGGGGAAAGAATTAGAAAAAGAATTCGAAAACCCTAAAATAAGGATAATACCCTCAAAGGAGGGTAAAAAAATAGTGGATGGGGGGGTGAAAGATGATAAAGCTAGTTGA
- the upp gene encoding uracil phosphoribosyltransferase: MIKLVDNLIVQEKLGRIRRKGIDPAHFRHGLTDIGRYMAYEFANTLSYEKTRVQTPLGVAEAPRITDEITIISVLRASLPFSYGIMKVFPEAQHGIIGAWREDKSPFKVHIDYFKIPEVHGKIVIIADPMLATGNTMEQILERLKSFPIKRLVIFNIISAKAGLERIKRFDIEVYTCSIEEELDNSGYIVPGLGDAGDLAFGKPSKTINLK; this comes from the coding sequence ATGATAAAGCTAGTTGATAATCTTATAGTCCAAGAAAAACTTGGGAGGATACGCCGCAAAGGGATCGACCCGGCACATTTCAGGCATGGTTTAACCGATATTGGACGTTATATGGCATATGAGTTCGCTAACACACTATCCTATGAAAAAACTAGAGTTCAAACCCCACTGGGAGTTGCTGAGGCCCCGAGAATTACAGATGAGATAACAATCATAAGTGTTTTGCGAGCATCATTACCATTCAGTTATGGTATAATGAAAGTGTTCCCAGAAGCCCAACATGGGATAATCGGAGCATGGAGAGAAGACAAAAGCCCATTCAAGGTTCACATTGACTATTTCAAAATACCAGAAGTTCATGGCAAGATAGTGATAATAGCAGATCCGATGCTAGCAACAGGGAACACCATGGAACAAATACTAGAAAGGCTAAAGTCTTTCCCCATTAAAAGACTTGTAATATTTAACATAATATCAGCAAAAGCAGGACTTGAAAGGATAAAAAGATTTGATATAGAAGTTTACACTTGTTCCATCGAAGAAGAACTTGACAATTCAGGTTACATTGTACCGGGTCTCGGCGATGCTGGGGATCTTGCATTCGGGAAACCATCAAAGACTATAAACCTCAAATGA
- a CDS encoding fumarate hydratase C-terminal domain-containing protein, producing MMEIRVPSTPNKLKSLKIGDRILLKGKIYTGRDAVLPRLVDAVKSGRSPVDLRGAAIMHTGVSDAGIAPTSSNKKDIEESIPFLASAGVLIHIGKGALKEETIDALDEAGAIFVVTPPVAALLTSRVKSKKIIAYKEEGMEALYELEVEGFPGIVAAAHGKSII from the coding sequence ATGATGGAGATAAGAGTACCATCCACACCAAACAAGTTGAAATCTTTAAAAATTGGTGATAGGATCCTATTAAAGGGTAAGATTTATACTGGCAGGGATGCTGTTTTGCCAAGGCTAGTGGATGCTGTGAAATCTGGCAGGTCACCAGTAGATTTGAGGGGCGCGGCTATAATGCACACAGGTGTAAGCGATGCTGGTATCGCCCCAACGAGCAGTAACAAGAAGGATATCGAAGAAAGCATCCCATTTTTAGCATCTGCGGGTGTTCTCATACATATAGGGAAGGGAGCCCTCAAAGAGGAGACTATAGACGCATTAGATGAAGCTGGTGCGATATTTGTGGTCACGCCTCCTGTGGCGGCTTTGCTTACGAGCAGAGTAAAGTCAAAGAAAATTATCGCATATAAGGAGGAGGGTATGGAAGCACTCTATGAGTTAGAAGTTGAGGGATTCCCGGGTATAGTCGCGGCAGCCCATGGGAAATCCATCATTTGA
- the mfnA gene encoding tyrosine decarboxylase MfnA, whose protein sequence is MDFKGLSRDKILKLLKKVKEEDLTYDSGRILGSMCTSPHPIAKEVFCEFIESNLGDPGLFKGTRALENDVIKMIGELLGDPNVVGHVVTGGTEANLMAMRAARNIKGLVKPEIIVPKSAHFSFKKAAEILRLNLKEAALGPDYRVDIDSVGELLSSNTVAIVGIAGTTELGLVDPIPELSRLCEDEGVYLHVDAALGGFIIPFLKEAGYDIPDFDFRLKGVTSVTIDPHKMGLAPIPSGCIVFRGREYLDSMSIETPYLTEKQQSTIVGTRSGASAAATWAIMKYMGREGYIRVVKDSMKITHFLARELKRCGFELVTEPQLNIVAFNSPDMPPEALAHQLGLKGWSVSISSYPPAVRIVLMPHIKKEHIEAFMEDLTRI, encoded by the coding sequence ATGGACTTCAAAGGCCTCTCTAGGGATAAAATTTTAAAACTTTTAAAAAAGGTTAAAGAGGAAGACTTAACCTACGATTCAGGTAGGATACTCGGTTCAATGTGTACTAGTCCCCATCCTATTGCAAAGGAAGTTTTCTGCGAATTCATAGAGTCTAACCTTGGAGACCCTGGCCTTTTTAAAGGTACAAGGGCTCTTGAAAATGATGTGATAAAAATGATTGGGGAGCTCCTCGGCGACCCTAATGTGGTGGGGCATGTGGTAACTGGGGGTACAGAGGCTAATTTGATGGCAATGCGTGCCGCCCGTAATATTAAAGGTCTTGTGAAGCCGGAGATAATAGTTCCCAAGTCGGCTCATTTTTCTTTTAAAAAGGCTGCTGAGATTTTAAGGTTAAATTTGAAGGAAGCCGCGCTCGGCCCTGATTATAGGGTGGATATTGATTCTGTTGGGGAGCTCCTATCATCCAATACAGTTGCTATTGTAGGCATCGCCGGGACTACTGAACTTGGACTTGTGGATCCCATACCAGAACTTTCAAGATTATGTGAGGATGAAGGGGTATATTTACACGTTGACGCGGCCCTTGGAGGATTCATAATACCCTTCCTGAAAGAGGCTGGTTATGATATTCCTGATTTCGATTTTAGGCTGAAAGGTGTTACTTCTGTTACTATAGATCCTCATAAGATGGGTTTAGCCCCTATACCAAGTGGTTGTATAGTCTTCAGGGGACGGGAGTATCTTGATTCTATGAGTATCGAGACACCATATCTTACAGAGAAGCAGCAATCAACTATAGTAGGGACTCGTAGTGGGGCTTCAGCAGCCGCAACATGGGCTATAATGAAATATATGGGACGGGAAGGATATATAAGGGTTGTTAAGGATTCTATGAAGATAACACATTTTTTAGCCCGTGAACTTAAAAGGTGTGGGTTCGAGCTTGTAACAGAACCCCAGTTAAATATTGTAGCTTTTAATTCGCCTGACATGCCCCCTGAGGCTCTTGCACATCAACTTGGATTAAAAGGTTGGTCTGTGTCCATTTCATCGTATCCCCCAGCTGTGAGGATAGTTTTAATGCCCCATATCAAAAAAGAACATATAGAAGCTTTCATGGAGGATCTTACAAGGATATGA